Part of the Niallia alba genome is shown below.
GTTAAAGCATCAACAGCTGAAATGGCTTCTTTACTTCCGAAAGGAACTTACGACGATTGTTCAAGTACAGCTAATCTTAACTGCTTTATTTATGACATTTATTTATGAGAATACGATAATGAATGGTTTCTATTACTTGTTAATTAGCAGTCTCTTTATGATGACTATCGCCTTAACGAAAAGAAAACATGATCATTTTTTCATTACGATTGCGATTGCAATGGGTCTTTATCGTATTTTCACATATCCATTAATTGCCGACTTTCTGCCACTTGCCTTTGGTTGCTTTAGTATTATTCTTCTATCTTTTGTTTTCATTTTAAGAGGGAAGATGGAATGGGGAAGAGTTTGGGAAATTACTAGCTTTATTATTGCACTATCTACATTCTTGTTTACAATTGTTTATTATGGAGAACTATTTCTTGAAGGCAGTATATATCTAGTGCTAGCTTACCTCCTATTAGCAATAGAATTTTTTCTTTTATCAAAAAGACTGGACTATAGCTTTATTCGTTATTTACCAGTAGTATTTTTAAGCTTAGCTTTATGGAATATAGCTGCCTTACTTCAGTTAATAAATGATGCAGACAGTATTTTACTCGTACTTTACTGTATTCATATTGGCTTATTATTTCTGCTTGGAATTTTTAATAAGGGGAGCTTTTGGCAAATTATTAGAAAACCTTCCGCTATTTATTCTGTTTCTTGGATGGCGTTTATATCTTTCATTTCAACGGTGATTTTTATCGGTAAATGGTATATCCCTTTTATGATCGGTGGATTGACAATAAGTCTATTTGTCGGAAATAACTTGATAACAAATAAAAAGTATAAGCAAATTCTTTCCTATATTATTCCAATTACTGTTTTTGGTGTTTATTTTACCTCAGCACAAGCGATAAATATTTTACAAGAGCAAGGACTTCCTTTCTCTATGGGAATAGCTAGTATATTCATGATTTTAACAGGAAGTACGTATGAGAAAATAGATAAAGAGATGGGGAGAATTAGCTATTTCGTCGGGCAAATAATGTATGGTTTTGGTTTGCTTTTGGTTTTTGAATATTTCGATATGAATAAATGGATCACAACTGGATTGTATGTATTAGCTATTCTTGTATTTTATGATCTTTATCGTAGATTGAAACATATCCTGATTGCTTGGTTAATCGCTATGGTTAGTTTAATTAGTTATTTTACTTTTGTCAGTTCTGTTTGGAACAGCGATACGCTCGTATTTGAAACGCTAATGAAATACGGATGGATAGGATTGTTTATTTTAGCCTTTACATTAAAAAATACATCTTTTAGGCTGCCGTTTTTAACGATTTCGCATTCGTACTTATTAATAAATATGATTATTGATCAAATATTTGCAGGGAATGATTCCTTTCTTCCTTTTATCTATGCGTATATTGTATACAGAATAAGTATTCATTTGGTTGGAAATAAATATTTGGTTAGGACATTCCGTTATGGAAGCTATCTATCCATTTATTTCTTTTTGGCAAGGATAATTTCGTTTGATTTTGCTGGAGGAAATTCCTATAGTTTCGCGTTTATTGTACTGTCACTTGTTTTATTTAGTATGTATTTCGTAGCAAAGGAAAAGGTAGAGATTCTTTACTTTTTCTTACCATTCAGCATAATCGGGATTATTTTTTGGTTGTTTGCCACACCGTTTACAATGATTACTTATTTTGTAATCCTTGTTTATGTGGCACTTATCTTATTGGTGATTCATCGAGAAAAAATACACCTATTATCACTTAGTGGAGTAGTCTTGTTACTTATTAACAATGAAATACTGATGTATGCGAAAGATTTTTTTCCATTTGATCGCTATCTATTATCGCTTATTTGGGGAATCTTATTTCTGTTCATGAGTACGAGTGTTTATACAGCTATGGTAAGATTGCGGGAAAAAGGAGAGAAGTGGGTTGATTTTTATCTCATAGGAAGCATTCTTTCGATCTTATCTTTATACGTAATTGAAACAACGTTTAACTGGGATATTGTCTTACCTGGAGTGCTTCTCGTAGTCGTAGCATATATCCAAAGAAACAGGGTAGACAAAGAAATGCAGTGGATTCCTAAGCTAATAAGCTTGTTTTTATTGTTATTACCGTATTATTCCTACCTTACGTTAATTTCGATTCCTTCTTATATCACGGCAGAGCTAGTTGTATTACCGTGGTTAGTGATTATGATTGGCACAAAGAAAATCTTAAGGAATGGAAAGCAAATGTTAGCCTATATAGAATGGGGTGTAGTAGGTACGATAGCTCTGATATTGGCAATAGATGGATATCTTTCCCACACCATATACGATGCTATTATTTTGGGAGGGCTTGCAGTTTTATCTATCTTATCAGGTTTTTATTTCCGTTATAAATCCTATTTCTTTGTAGGGATTGGTGTATTAGTACTTAATGTATTGCTACAAACAAGGCCATATTGGGGCAATTTCCCTTGGTGGGTGTATTTACTAATGGCAGGGTCTATCTTAATTACAATTGCTAGTGTTTATGAAATGCAGAAGCAGGGAAAACAGCCGAAAGCTGTTACAAAGCTAACTGATTGGAAAAATAGGTTGATCTTATTTTTAAAAACATGGAAATAAAAATTAGGGTCTGAACGTACGATTGTTCAGACCCTAATTTTTCATAATATCAATTGTTTGGGTTAATTCCGCTGTTACAATGTATCTTTTTGGTGCATTTCCGATAAAGGAAAAAGGATAGCAGGTCGTCAAGGTGAGAACTGGTCTAGGTTTAGGGGTAAGAATGGTTTTGTCTTTGGAAGACACCACAGAAAATTTCGTGATTTTGTATTCATATTCTTTTTCCGTTGTTTCGAGAATCAAGGAATCATTTTTTTCTAGATCTTTAAGAAAGCGAAAGAAGGTATCGCGATGTCCTGATAGGATGACATTATTGTTTTCGCCTGGTAAAGCACTTTTTTGATAATGACCAGCACCTTTTTTTAAAATCTCGGCACTAGTTCCTTCATAGACAGGAATACGCTTATTCTGATTTGGTATAATGATCGCTGCAATTTTTTCGCCTGGTTGTGCCTTATGTAATTTCGATAACACCCTTTGTTTGCCTTGGTGGAAAGACGGCTGCCTTGTGATGCTTTCTACCTTCGTATAACTGGTAGAAACATACAGAATCATCAATACCCCTACCAAAATAAGGAAGAGTCCAAGCTTCGTTCTATTTTTCATAGCTTGCTTTCCTAAATACTAAAAAAGCACCGACCAATGCTAACATATACCCTATACATAAGAAGACAGGGAGTGGGGAAGCTGTATTGGGAAGTTGTGCTGCATATAAATTAGCTAATTCTTGCGTCACTTCGGTTAAAGCCACCATTTTATCGATGGCTTCGACTGAAGAAACCATATCTGGTGTCACGACTGCATCTCCAATTAAAGTATTTTGGTTATCATATAATTCGATGGCAACAGTTGTATCCATTTCCTTAAGAAAGAGGTCAGTTAGTGCAAGTTCCGTTCTTTTTCCATTATCATCAATACCAATTAATACTGGTCTTAAGGATGTTGTGTTAAAAAAGTCTTTCCAAAAAGCACTTAATGCAGGATTCGTTACTTCATTTACCCCGCTTTCTTGATCTGTAACTTGGAAATCATTTAATTGTTCTTTCCATTCCTCAACTTTTGCAGCTAAAAGGGCAGGATTTTGTCTATTTAAATGACCGTAAAATTGTTGTTTTTCCGTATCGTCAAATCCGATATTTTCAAGGAATTTTTCCAACTTAAGCATTTTATCTTCATGATTTTTATAAAAGTCAATGGCAACCTCTAAATCTTCTAAAAACCAAAAATCTTCGACACCTTCATGAAAGCCTGCTAATAATATATCCAGCTCCTCTCGCGTCATTGAATTTTGGACAAGGAGTTGATCAAGATTAGTTGGAGTGATTGGTGTACCAAGTTGCTTTTCTAAAAGTTGAATAGTATCAAAATCACTCGTTTTTAATCCTTTAAAAGTTAAATATTCTTCTAAGTCATTTGTCGTCCAGCCTAGTTTATTAGCTAACATCTCTACTTCTTTTTCACTTGGAGAAGCGAACACAGGTGATACTTGCATACATACACCAAAGAAAAGAAGTAAAGAATAAAGAAATTTTTTCATTAGACAAACCTCCTCCACAGTACTTATTGGTAGTGTTTGTCATTTAATGAAAAAAATACGTGAATAAGCAAAGATATTTTTGGAGAAAGGGGAAGTGAGAGAAGTGAAACTAAAAAGGTCTTTGCTTTATGCAAAACCTAAGTTGAAATTATTCATTTGTTTAACACAAAAAATGAGATAGATCTGCTAAAGTGCTGTGGAAATCAGCAGAAATGGAAGTAAATCAGCCAAAGGAAAGAGGATATCAGCCAAACATGAAATAAATCAGCCTAAGGAAAGAGGATATCAGCCAAACATGAAATAAATCAGCCGAAGGAAAGAGGATATCAGCCAAACATGAAATAAATCAGCCAAAGTAGAGAGGATATCAGCTAAAAATGAAATAAATCAGCCAAAGTAGAGAGGATATCAGCCAAAAACGAAATAAATCAGCCAAAGGAAAGAGGGTATCAGCCAAACATGAAATAAATCAGCCAAAGTAGAGAGAATATCAGCCAAACACCAAATAACTAAAGGATCAAACTAGACTTACGATTATATTTCTATTATTTTCATAGCATACTACAGAAAATCCATTATGTTAAATCGTTTAAAACTTATAGAAATTTATCCCACTCTTCACGGACAGTGAGACTCAACAGTAGCTTAGAATACGAGGAAGATAGGTGGGAGATTAACTATCCGTAAAAGTCCGATTGGTTCAACTAACCATCAGTGAAGGATGAAGTAAAATCCCCACTGATGGAAGAGAAGAAGTTCAAAACAAATAACTAGCATTTCAATAATTAACTTTCTAAATCCTTACATGTCCATCCTAATCGTTCTCCCCGGTGTAAACCTCACATTTTCATCCAACTTATTTTCTTTTGCCGTAATAGCTGTAGGAGTGATTTTATAAATCGCTGTTTTACTCCCTAGAGTAGACACGTATCTTTCTAAATGAGATTTAGCTAGTGGTTTTTCATAGTAACCGGGAACATATTTATGTAACATTGCTTGCATGACATCACGGGATTTATCGATATCTTCTAATAGCGTCACGTTTCCAAATATCATCACACACATATATGCAGTGTCAACTTTAGCGGGAATGGGATTGCTCATGATGCCTAGTTCTTCGCTGACAGTAAAGCATACTTGGTTATTTTTGCTGATGATGCGTGTTTTTCTTCCTTCACTTGCTCCGTGAAAATATAGGTGATTTCCGAACCAAACATAATTAAGTGGAATGACATAAGGTGCATCTGCATCTACTAAGCCGAGATGTCCAATATGCGTATGATGTAAAAATTGATTAATTTTCTCTTTATCGGTAACTTCCATCATTGATTGTCGCATTACACTCATTTTTTTTCTTCCTTTCCTTCCATTTATTGTCCCTTCATTTTAAAATGAAATAAGTGAATTCCATAGGAACAGTTTAAGAAAAGTTTTTAGGTACAAATAGATTTAAACGGAAAAGGAGGAGGAGAAAGTGAATATCGCTATTCATTTGCATACAGACAGTAAGGAGCCTGTATATATGCAATTGTATTACTATTTTAAAACAGAAATTTTAACCGGGAAGATAGAAGCAGGAACAAAGCTGCCATCGATTCGCTATGTAGCAAGCTTTTTGCAAATTAGTAAAAATACAGTCATTGCTGCCTACCAACAGTTGTGGATGGAAGGGTACGTGGAAAGTAAAGAGAAAAGTGGATATGTTGTGGTTGCTTTACCTAGCTATGAATATACAGCGACACAAACACAAGTAGGACATAAACAAAGCCAAAAGGTAGAGGAAAACTATTTGATAGATTTTCAGTATGGAGATATTGATATGACTAATTTTCCAATTAACGCTTGGAAGAAGACAGTAAAAGAGGTAATGGAGGACAAGCAATTTAACTGGATGATGTATGGAAACAAACAAGGTGAAATATTACTTAGAGAAGAGCTGGTTGGCTATTTATACAGATCAAGAGGGATTCAGACGACAGCCAATCAACTTATTATTACCGCAGGGACGGAACACTTAATTCATCTAGTACTCTCGCTATTGGAGAAAAATTCATTATGTATCGGAATGGAAGAACCAGGATACGATGGCGTCCGAAATGTATTTAAGGAGAGAGAACTTCCTATTTATCCTATCCCAGTGCAGGAAGAGGCTGGGCACGACTTTTCTGCGCTAAATAGTTTGTGTAATCTCATTTATGTTACTCCATCACATCAGTTTCCAATCGGCAAGATTATGTCCATTTCAAAAAGGATTGAGTTATTAGAGTGGGCTGAAAAAGTGGACGGGTATATTCTAGAAGATGATTATGACAGTGAGTTCCGGTTTCAAGGTTCACCTATACCGAGTATGAAAGCAATAGATCAGCAAGATCGAGTAATTTACATGGGGACTTTTTCAAAAGCATTTTTACCTTCCTTAAGAATAAGCTATATGATTTTGCCAGATACCTTGCTTGAAAAGTGGAGAAAAAAGAGTATAACAGAGTCGCAATCAAGCTCCCCGCTATTGCAGTTAGCATTGGGTTTATTTATACAAAAGGGAGAATTTGAGCGTCATATTAAACGAATCCGTAAGGTCTATGAAAGAAAATATACTTTTTTAGTTCAATGCATCACAAAGTATATGGGTGATAAGGTCGAAATTATTGGTGAAAAAGCTGGTATGC
Proteins encoded:
- a CDS encoding processed acidic surface protein, whose translation is MKKFLYSLLLFFGVCMQVSPVFASPSEKEVEMLANKLGWTTNDLEEYLTFKGLKTSDFDTIQLLEKQLGTPITPTNLDQLLVQNSMTREELDILLAGFHEGVEDFWFLEDLEVAIDFYKNHEDKMLKLEKFLENIGFDDTEKQQFYGHLNRQNPALLAAKVEEWKEQLNDFQVTDQESGVNEVTNPALSAFWKDFFNTTSLRPVLIGIDDNGKRTELALTDLFLKEMDTTVAIELYDNQNTLIGDAVVTPDMVSSVEAIDKMVALTEVTQELANLYAAQLPNTASPLPVFLCIGYMLALVGAFLVFRKASYEK
- a CDS encoding class D sortase, translating into MKNRTKLGLFLILVGVLMILYVSTSYTKVESITRQPSFHQGKQRVLSKLHKAQPGEKIAAIIIPNQNKRIPVYEGTSAEILKKGAGHYQKSALPGENNNVILSGHRDTFFRFLKDLEKNDSLILETTEKEYEYKITKFSVVSSKDKTILTPKPRPVLTLTTCYPFSFIGNAPKRYIVTAELTQTIDIMKN
- a CDS encoding pyridoxamine 5'-phosphate oxidase family protein, giving the protein MSVMRQSMMEVTDKEKINQFLHHTHIGHLGLVDADAPYVIPLNYVWFGNHLYFHGASEGRKTRIISKNNQVCFTVSEELGIMSNPIPAKVDTAYMCVMIFGNVTLLEDIDKSRDVMQAMLHKYVPGYYEKPLAKSHLERYVSTLGSKTAIYKITPTAITAKENKLDENVRFTPGRTIRMDM
- the pdxR gene encoding MocR-like pyridoxine biosynthesis transcription factor PdxR, whose amino-acid sequence is MNIAIHLHTDSKEPVYMQLYYYFKTEILTGKIEAGTKLPSIRYVASFLQISKNTVIAAYQQLWMEGYVESKEKSGYVVVALPSYEYTATQTQVGHKQSQKVEENYLIDFQYGDIDMTNFPINAWKKTVKEVMEDKQFNWMMYGNKQGEILLREELVGYLYRSRGIQTTANQLIITAGTEHLIHLVLSLLEKNSLCIGMEEPGYDGVRNVFKERELPIYPIPVQEEAGHDFSALNSLCNLIYVTPSHQFPIGKIMSISKRIELLEWAEKVDGYILEDDYDSEFRFQGSPIPSMKAIDQQDRVIYMGTFSKAFLPSLRISYMILPDTLLEKWRKKSITESQSSSPLLQLALGLFIQKGEFERHIKRIRKVYERKYTFLVQCITKYMGDKVEIIGEKAGMHLLIRVPPKKEDVFITEAKKVGIKVYSTKPYYSQEREDYPLLLGFGGLKEKEVEEGIQHLAQVWFT